DNA from Periplaneta americana isolate PAMFEO1 unplaced genomic scaffold, P.americana_PAMFEO1_priV1 scaffold_22, whole genome shotgun sequence:
ACTTCCTTTTCTTGGGAGATACTAGGCGATACCATATCGACTGGTGTCTGTACATTTACTCTCTGTGTGATGTCCTGTATTATAGTAGCTGATACTGTTGATGCCTGCTCAACTGGTTCCATTTCAGGAGCAGTTGATGTTGATGGTACCTCATACTGTGTAGTTACTACTGACAAACTACCATCATACAAAACGTCACCCTGATAACTAGTATCAGAGTCAAAGGCATTTTGTAAGGGTCTTATAGAATGGCCCATAATTTCTAGTAGTTTAGGGTCAATGTTTGTGgttttaatgttcttttttccTCCGCCAGTCTTATATGTCTCTACTTTCTCATCTGCAAGGTCTTTGCGTAGACGTCTTTTTAAATTCTCATAGCATACTTTTAGATTTTGTGTAGACCTTTTTGTTACACCTAAAacataaagaaacataaatatgtaaaaaccATGTTAATAATTATGCTGCTATATAGAAAATGTGGGTTAAATGTATTCACAATCTCtattaatgtataattttcaacCATAAGTACAATATACTTCAAACTTTGTAGGGGACCCTGCATAATAAgcttatttaattttagaaagaaaggaacttgtgtaattttatttaactcaTCACAGCTTCCAATAACTCcacattatattaaattttttactttttattttagtaggttattttacgacgctttatcaacatcttaggttatttagcgtctgaatgagatgaaggtgataatgccggtgaaatgagtccggggtccaacaccgaaagttacccagcatttgctcatattgggttgagggaaaaccccggaaaaacctcaaccaggtaacttgccccgaccgggaatcgaacccgggccacctggtttcgcggctagacgcgctaaccgttactccacaggcatgGACCATTATATTAAATGTTCATTATTTACAACGAGATCAGTGCTGGATTTCGTAACTTTTTTTTCTGCAAAACCTCGATTTAAGTGCTGTTTTACAAAAAGAAtgtgaaattttttttggaaatatacaCTCACTGTACAGCAAGCCTGGCTTGTCACTTTAGTTTAGGTTTGCTTAGCTTAACTTAGGTTTGGTGTATTTTATTAACAGTTTTGCCAAGTGTCAGGTTTTAAAACTGACCAGCATTTTCTAAAGTTTGTCAGCTTGTCAGTTCATACCTGTTGTCAGCTTTTGTCACAATTGCTGTGCCAATGTCTATTTtgtattaattagtttatttaagttttcaatatacatttttataGAAACGACTAAATGAAACTCAGAACTCTCTCTTCCATTGCATGTTGCAAATTAAACTATGATGGAAAGTGCCCTGAACAAGTGtttgacaaaaaatattttaataaagtcaGATGTACCACACTGaagagtataataaaaataattcatagtaATCTGGCTATATTTGTTGTGTGTTTTACATTTCCAATGCTgaataatttgttattgtatgcatgataatgtatttacttattttatcttatgaaaataataattaatggtgtcagcttatttttgttgtttttaacacGAATTTTAACTTGGCAACCCTGTattaataaaaaagagagaaaattgtttaaaaatatgttctttgtgtgtttttgtgaagTAAAAAGTAgttcaaaatagtttaatactgaCCTCACTGTAAATAGGCTATTTacctattacatattattatgttcaattgatgtaaattatttaatttatcagatAACTGTCATGTTCATTTGTATTAATGTAGACTgctagaattttttaaaattataatactacttgattatgatattgaacactgatataaattgcaataaatttattttattcacttctgCCTAATCTTCAGTTTCATTTAATCGCTCCTTACACTATCCAACAGTTTTCACAGGGAGGTCTAataatatatcgatggctaaaaagtgatatGTCTCTGCAAGTTtgcagatgaataataaaaatgttttttttttttaaatagactaatgttttatatatgtttctaggGACTTTACttgagaacaaaatattatttaggcctaactgtccaattttgttaacataataataaagtagttattataTGCCGgcaataatatagtaaaactaaatgaccattttgtggaacgcgagattatcacttattagctatagatttgcagcttcaaactattaggacctacatgacgttttggacaattaggctattgccacttgaattaagagaaattacaaagataccttcctttccctcttactccaaaattccaaccttgtgaacacaaaataaatggataaatttcagaacaaggatactttcctttccctcttactccaaaattccaatctcgtgcacacaaaataaactggcactaaaaacttccttttcgtatgcatgatgatgcgtattcgacatacacagacgaattgctttttttttttttattttaaaataagttagtgaggtatccgtataatgaaattttcccaaataaattattggctttGCAATGTCtcttcgtaagcaagatgatgagaattcgacaaatacatacaaatctgctcttttagtagcctatttcaagataattgtcagtgaggtatccgtatactaaaATTTTCCCAATTCTTATCAAAagtatgaaataaccactgtataaattatgtggaattatgtaaacacgtataactcaccTGGAAC
Protein-coding regions in this window:
- the LOC138693815 gene encoding myb/SANT-like DNA-binding domain-containing protein 3 translates to MEEKKKRAPNFSQFEVGILLELVSNSASILENKSTDGSSLREKQATWLDLTSQFNAVPGVTKRSTQNLKVCYENLKRRLRKDLADEKVETYKTGGGKKNIKTTNIDPKLLEIMGHSIRPLQNAFDSDTSYQGDVLYDGSLSVVTTQYEVPSTSTAPEMEPVEQASTVSATIIQDITQRVNVQTPVDMVSPSISQEKEVTHSKTPASSRQYQWNRRRMPQKPKPSCEAVADTFKKRISVLETQLRMMEEEHLKEIRIKNLKISVL